In Micromonospora sp. LH3U1, one genomic interval encodes:
- the aroQ gene encoding type II 3-dehydroquinate dehydratase, translated as MRVYVLNGPNLGRLGTREPDVYGATTYADLVALCESTGEQLGLEVTVRQTDAEHELLGWLHSAADEGAAVVLNPAAWSHYSYAVRDACAMLRGPLVEVHLSNIHAREEFRHHSVVSAVATGVICGLGIDGYRLALHHLATR; from the coding sequence GTGAGGGTCTACGTCCTCAACGGGCCGAATCTGGGCCGGCTCGGCACCCGCGAGCCCGACGTGTACGGCGCGACCACCTATGCCGACCTGGTGGCGCTCTGCGAGTCCACGGGCGAGCAGTTGGGGTTGGAGGTGACGGTCCGGCAGACCGATGCCGAGCACGAGCTGCTCGGCTGGCTGCACAGCGCCGCTGACGAGGGCGCCGCGGTGGTGCTCAACCCGGCCGCCTGGTCGCACTACTCGTACGCCGTGCGGGATGCCTGCGCCATGCTGCGGGGGCCGCTGGTGGAGGTGCACCTCTCCAACATCCACGCCCGCGAGGAGTTCCGGCACCACTCGGTGGTCTCCGCGGTGGCGACCGGGGTGATCTGCGGTCTCGGCATCGATGGTTATCGTCTCGCCCTGCACCATCTGGCCACCCGCTGA
- the efp gene encoding elongation factor P encodes MASTNDLKNGLVLNLDGELWAVVEFQHVKPGKGGAFVRTTLKNVLSGKVVDKTFNAGTKVETATVDKRTMQYLYADGEDFVFMDLETFDQITVPGGTVGEAANYLLPEAEATVAQHEGVPLYIELPTSVVLEVTYTEPGLQGDRSTGGTKPATVETGATVPVPLFITTGEKIKVDTRDGRYLGRA; translated from the coding sequence ATGGCCTCCACCAACGACCTCAAAAACGGCCTGGTACTCAACCTGGATGGCGAGCTCTGGGCCGTCGTCGAGTTCCAGCACGTCAAGCCCGGTAAGGGTGGTGCCTTCGTGCGCACCACGCTGAAGAACGTGCTGTCCGGGAAGGTGGTCGACAAGACCTTCAACGCGGGCACCAAGGTCGAAACCGCGACCGTGGACAAGCGCACGATGCAATACCTGTACGCCGACGGCGAGGACTTCGTCTTCATGGATCTGGAGACCTTCGACCAGATCACCGTGCCCGGCGGCACCGTCGGTGAGGCAGCCAACTACCTGCTGCCCGAGGCGGAGGCGACCGTCGCCCAGCACGAGGGTGTGCCGCTCTACATCGAGCTGCCCACCAGCGTCGTGCTGGAGGTCACCTACACCGAGCCGGGCCTGCAGGGCGACCGCTCGACCGGCGGCACCAAGCCGGCCACCGTGGAGACCGGCGCCACCGTGCCGGTGCCGCTGTTCATCACCACCGGCGAGAAGATCAAGGTCGACACCCGCGACGGCCGTTACCTCGGCCGCGCCTGA
- the nusB gene encoding transcription antitermination factor NusB — translation MPARRKARKRALDVLYEADLRDKPPVEVLAGYVQRIEQPRPEHLGYAVGLVEGVAEHLNRIDELIASYAEGWTLERMPVVDRNLARIAVYELLYVDEIDDAVAISEAVELARQMSTDDSPRFLNGVLGRIAEYATR, via the coding sequence ATGCCGGCGCGCCGCAAGGCGCGCAAGCGGGCGCTGGATGTGCTCTACGAGGCCGACCTGCGGGACAAGCCTCCGGTGGAGGTGCTGGCCGGCTACGTGCAGCGGATCGAGCAGCCCCGACCGGAGCACCTGGGGTACGCGGTGGGCCTGGTCGAGGGCGTTGCCGAGCACCTCAACCGGATCGACGAGCTGATCGCCAGCTACGCCGAGGGTTGGACCCTGGAGCGGATGCCGGTCGTCGACCGTAATCTGGCCCGGATCGCCGTCTACGAGTTGCTCTACGTCGACGAGATCGACGACGCGGTGGCGATCAGCGAGGCGGTGGAGCTGGCCCGGCAGATGTCGACCGACGATTCGCCGCGCTTCCTCAACGGGGTGCTCGGCCGGATCGCCGAGTACGCCACCCGCTGA
- the bldD gene encoding transcriptional regulator BldD, protein MPSEYAKSLGARLRSIRQQQGLSLQGVEEKSNGRWKAVVVGSYERGDRAVTVSRLAELAEFYRVPVSELLPDGSGVRHEPTSKIVLDLERLYDEASEDLAYVARYARAIQQQRGDYNGRVLSIRADDLRALAIVYDASPSGLIERLTEHGVLVADPRAFFAS, encoded by the coding sequence ATGCCCTCTGAATACGCCAAGTCTCTGGGCGCCCGCCTGCGCTCCATCCGCCAGCAGCAGGGTCTCTCCCTGCAGGGTGTGGAGGAGAAGTCGAACGGGCGGTGGAAGGCCGTGGTGGTCGGCTCGTACGAGCGTGGCGACCGGGCCGTGACGGTGTCCCGTCTGGCCGAGTTGGCCGAGTTCTACCGCGTCCCCGTCTCGGAGCTGCTGCCCGACGGCAGTGGTGTCCGTCACGAGCCCACCAGCAAGATCGTCCTGGACCTGGAGCGGCTCTACGACGAGGCCTCCGAGGACCTGGCCTACGTCGCCCGCTACGCCCGCGCCATCCAGCAGCAGCGCGGCGACTACAACGGCCGGGTGCTCTCCATCCGCGCCGACGACCTGCGGGCGCTCGCGATCGTGTACGACGCCTCGCCGTCGGGCCTGATCGAGCGGCTCACCGAGCACGGTGTGCTGGTGGCCGACCCCCGGGCGTTCTTCGCCTCCTGA
- the pyrR gene encoding bifunctional pyr operon transcriptional regulator/uracil phosphoribosyltransferase PyrR, with protein sequence MAYPPAARSSPPRQPSVKVILASADVQRVVDRIAHQILEKTQGAADTVLLGIPTRGTPLARRLAARISTFEDVAVPVGVLDITLYRDDLRRHATRAVGPTELPSGGIDGKRVILVDDVLFSGRTVRAALDALNDVGRPASVQLAVLVDRGHRELPIRADYVGKNIPTSLVESVKVTLAETDGADEVRLYGGTTA encoded by the coding sequence GTGGCATACCCACCGGCTGCCCGCTCGTCACCACCGCGACAACCCTCGGTGAAGGTGATCCTCGCCAGCGCCGACGTGCAACGCGTGGTCGATCGCATCGCTCACCAGATCCTGGAGAAGACCCAGGGCGCCGCCGACACGGTGCTTCTTGGGATTCCCACCCGTGGCACCCCCCTCGCTCGGCGGCTCGCCGCCCGGATCAGCACCTTCGAGGATGTCGCCGTTCCGGTCGGTGTGCTCGACATCACTCTGTACCGCGACGACCTTCGCCGGCACGCCACCCGCGCGGTGGGCCCGACCGAGCTGCCGTCCGGCGGCATCGACGGCAAGCGGGTCATCCTGGTCGACGACGTCCTCTTCTCCGGCCGCACCGTCCGGGCCGCGCTCGACGCGCTCAACGACGTGGGCCGCCCAGCCTCCGTGCAGCTCGCCGTCCTGGTCGACCGCGGCCACCGGGAGCTGCCGATCCGCGCCGACTACGTCGGCAAGAACATCCCGACCTCGCTCGTCGAGAGCGTGAAGGTGACGCTCGCCGAGACCGACGGCGCCGACGAGGTCAGGTTGTACGGAGGGACCACCGCATGA
- a CDS encoding aspartate carbamoyltransferase catalytic subunit, producing the protein MIKHLLSGADLDADTATEILDTAAEMATVAGREIKKLPALRGRTVVNLFYEDSTRTRISFEAAAKRLSADVINFSAKGSSVTKGESLKDTALTLQAMGADAVVVRHPASGAPHRLANWVDGSVVNAGDGTHEHPTQALLDAYTMRARLGRLAGLSVAVVGDVLHSRVARSNVLLLSTLGAKVTLVGPPTLIPVDIAGALAPATDVSYDLDSVLPNVDVVMMLRVQRERMNDSYFPSAREYARRYGLDGPRMRRLPEHAIVMHPGPMNRGMEITPEVADSPRSTIVEQVTNGVSVRMAVLYLLLGGNNR; encoded by the coding sequence ATGATCAAGCATCTGCTCTCCGGTGCGGACCTGGACGCCGACACCGCCACCGAGATCCTGGACACCGCCGCCGAGATGGCCACCGTCGCCGGCCGGGAGATCAAGAAGCTGCCCGCGCTGCGCGGCCGGACCGTGGTGAACCTTTTTTACGAGGACTCCACCCGTACCCGGATCTCCTTCGAGGCGGCGGCGAAGCGGCTCAGCGCCGACGTGATCAACTTTTCCGCGAAGGGGTCCAGCGTCACCAAGGGCGAGAGCCTGAAGGACACCGCGTTGACCCTGCAGGCCATGGGCGCCGACGCCGTCGTCGTTCGGCACCCCGCCTCCGGCGCGCCGCACCGGCTGGCCAACTGGGTCGACGGTTCGGTGGTCAACGCCGGCGACGGCACCCACGAGCACCCCACCCAGGCGCTGCTGGACGCGTACACCATGCGGGCCCGGCTGGGCCGGCTCGCCGGCCTGTCGGTCGCGGTGGTCGGGGACGTGCTGCACTCCCGGGTCGCCCGCTCCAACGTGCTGCTGCTCTCCACCCTCGGCGCCAAGGTCACCCTGGTCGGCCCCCCGACCCTCATCCCGGTCGACATCGCGGGAGCGTTGGCGCCGGCCACCGACGTCTCCTACGACCTCGACTCGGTGCTGCCGAACGTCGACGTGGTGATGATGCTGCGGGTGCAGCGGGAGCGGATGAACGACTCCTACTTCCCCTCCGCGCGCGAGTACGCCCGCCGCTACGGGCTGGACGGCCCGCGGATGCGCCGGCTGCCCGAGCACGCGATCGTCATGCACCCCGGCCCGATGAACCGGGGGATGGAGATCACCCCCGAGGTCGCCGACTCACCCCGCTCCACCATCGTCGAACAGGTCACCAACGGGGTCTCCGTGCGGATGGCCGTCCTGTACCTGCTGCTCGGAGGGAACAACCGGTGA